Sequence from the Populus nigra chromosome 17, ddPopNigr1.1, whole genome shotgun sequence genome:
agaataaaattgaaaaataatgattaaagtaggaaaaaaaaaacaagaagaagaagaagaagagaaactaTGAATCCACAATTATTCTCCTCACAATCCACAATGTATCACTgatatcatttagtttttttgttttaatttaatttaatgtagaTAATAGATTCCATACCAGTAAAAAGACATATTTTGACACCGAGGTTTCACTGTAACTCAGAAGTGAACCGAGCAGCATCTTTATGGTGAATAAGCTTGGGTTCGAAACCGAATCCACGTCTTGATTATCAAGAAGACAATATATCCGGGTATCTTCTCAATTCTTTGAAGGAAAAGGGAGAATACAAACCACAATGGAACAACGCTTCGCAACAGTGAGCACCATATATACCTGAATATTTAGTTCTTGTAACTTGAGCAGATTGTGTGAAAAGGTACAGTGAtcaaaatgtattttcaaatgacTTTGGGTCATCATGAGTAAGAACCCATTCAGCAGTTTAGTTGGATATGCAAGAATTTCTCATGGGTCGGCATGAATATTGTTTCTCTTCAGACACGATTGAGGAAGAAAATCCCTTATGCCACACACCTTTTCCAAACTCTATCACAGCATAGGCCTTTCTCTTCTCACAAATTCAGACGCACAACTCAGACCAAACGTTTAGACAAGGCACTCAGTATTCTAGACATTATAACCCCCAAAACAACCGCCCCAACAAATGGCCAGAACCATCTTCGTGTCATTCAGGACTTCTTACGAACACATTCAAATAGAACCAGTGAACAACGTTTGAGCAACGATTTCATATCTCCGAAATCAGATAATGGAGACTTCAGCGTGTTTGATGAAATTCTTGAATCTTCTTTTATAAACAATGATGAAGATTCTAATGCTACGAGCTTGAGTTTCGATGCGAGTGTTTTGTCGAATGCTGTGAGTTCTTGTGCATCCACGCGGGATCTTCGCAGTGGTATTCAATATCATTGCTTGGCAATAAGTACTGGCTTTATCGCCAATGCTTATATTGGAAGTTCTTTGGTTACTTTTTATGGCAAATGCGGTGAATTGGATAATGCTTACAAAGTGTTCAAAGAAATGCCTGTCAGAAATGTGGTGTCATGGACGGCCATCATTTCTGGGTTTGCACAGGAATGGCAAGTTGATATGTGCTTACAGCTTTATTGTTTAATGAGAAATTCAACGCTGAAACCCAATGATTTCACATTTACTAGTCTTTTGAGTGCGTGCACTGGCAGTGGAGCTCTTGGGCAAGGTAGAAGTGCTCATTGTCAAATAATTGAAATGGGTTTTGTTTCATATTTGCATATAGCCAATGCTCTTGTATCAATGTACTGCAAGTGTGGGAACGTCGAGGATGCATTTCACATATTTGAGAACATGGTTGGCAAAGATATAGTGTCATGGAATTCAATGATTGCTGGCTATGCTCAACATGGGCTAGCAGTGCAGGGGATTGGGCTTTTTGAAAGGATGAAGAGTCAAGGGGTAAAACCTGATGCTATTACTTTTCTTGGTGTTTTATCTTCATGTCGACATGCAGGTTTTGTTGAAGGAGGAAGGAATTACTTCAATTCAATGGTTGAATATGGTGTGAAGCCAGAACTAGACCACTATTCATGTATAGTTGATCTTCTTGGTCGTGCTGGATTACTGGAGGAggctaaatattttattgaaaggaTGCCCGTATCTCCCAATGCTGTTATATGGGGTTCACTAGTATCTTCCTGCAGGCTTCATGGGAGTGTTTGGATTGGCATACAGGCTGCAGAGAACACGCTGTTGCTGGAACCAGAGTGCGCTGCTACCCACGTGCAGCTGGCAAATTTGTATGCCAGTGTGGGATTCTGGGATCAGGCAGCTAGAGTGAGAAAATTGATGAAGGATAGAAGACTTAAAACAAATCCTGGCTGCAGCTGGATTGAGATCAAGAATGAGGTTTATAGATTTAGAGCAGAAGACTGTTCAAACACTAGAGTAAGTGAAATACATAATGTTTTGGATTGGCTGGTAGATCACATGATAACTTTAGGACGTGCGCCTGAAATGCAAGAGGTCAGTGAAGCTATACACGATAATGTGTGTCCATAAGCTCCCATCTTCATCAGTAGTACGCCTCATGCAAAATGACCCTTGTGTGTACTTGTGTTAATGTCTTGTTTGTGGGAGCTGCACGGCGATGTCAAGATAAAAACCTGGGTTCTAGGTGGGTGGCCAGCAACGGATTCTGCAGCGGCGGTACCATTTTGTCCAAGACGTTGAAAGGTGAAAACACTTGTTTTTGCAGCAAAAGAATGGAGCTTAATTTGATTGTTCTCAACCTTCGTGGAGTTAGTTGCTTGTCTTTCAAGCAAACTGATCTCATTTCCACCATCTTACTTCCAATAAAACAGCGCTTATTTAAGGTTCAGTCTCGTTTTTTTGAAGGCTTCACATCGTCCAAATTGGATTTGTAACACTTACGATATCTTATAATTCACATTTCAATTCTTCCATTCCTATTCAGCATACCAAAATTCAATATGGCGTCTAATTTGGGCACTTCCAATGAGATAAGGGATAGCTGAACAAGTTTGTTTGCCTCAGGTAACATTCTGGGGGATGATTCTCCGTCATTATGCATCGTTTTATGCCTGTTATCAAGAGGAACAAGAGGCAAagagggtttttatttttatttttttctcccgttttcttttccatttttttctataaaaaagttCGAATTCCAACAAATATCTCAGAAAaagacgaatatccaaaatgaAGAGGATTTTCGGGGATGGTATAAAGGGCTTGCAAAAGAGAAGCAATAGGACTCTTGCTGGAATGGAGAAAGAACCTCCAATAATACTCTGTACTGGAAACAGCCACCAGTTAATGTTATTCCATGCCAATTACAATCAAAAGGTTCACCTCTCGAAATTCTGGGAGAAACAAGAATACAATAGCTGCCAGCTTGTATTCCTTACATGATAAAATTTGGAAcgttaaataaatttaagaaatcgAAATGTTAGGTTAATTTGAGAATTATTAGGATTTGGACACCTGCAATCACATTCCAAGGAATGACCTCAAGAAATTATACCACTTTTGTAGCAGTTAATGCAAGAGACAGCAATCTGTAAATGTCAAAGAAGCTCCCAATTGCAAAATGCAACCACAAAATCTGGGTACCATATCAAACACCAAAGCAAAGTTCAGCCTATTTATGGCTTGATTCTACCATGGCAAAAAATTAGCCAAGCACACTTTATTTTAGTCCTAAACTCAGATTTGGGCATCAAGCACTTACTGAAAAGCAGATAGgtgaaaagaaacaaacaaatctCTGGTACAAGCAGGTCTACAGACATAGACAAATCCAATAGCTACAAGTCTCGATCAAGCTGCTAAAGGGCTCTCGGTAGTTCACAATCAACCAGTAGTATATTAATAATGTTTGCTGCTGCAAATAACTCAGAGTAGCAATGGCTTTCTGATGATATTCCATAAGCATAAATGAAAACATATGCATTCAATGTCGTCAACAAACAGAAACGACCTTCCTTTTTCCCCCTTCTATGGGCCGATAGGAAACTACTTGCAGTATCAAATACTAGAGTCTTCATATTGAGAACATAAAGGAATTAAGGTCCCAAAATTGCTTCAAAATAGTACATGCTAACAGGATCTTGAGacaatttattatgttttatctCTAAAACTGAAAAGAACAATAATCATACATTGAAA
This genomic interval carries:
- the LOC133677072 gene encoding pentatricopeptide repeat-containing protein At2g37320 — protein: MNIVSLQTRLRKKIPYATHLFQTLSQHRPFSSHKFRRTTQTKRLDKALSILDIITPKTTAPTNGQNHLRVIQDFLRTHSNRTSEQRLSNDFISPKSDNGDFSVFDEILESSFINNDEDSNATSLSFDASVLSNAVSSCASTRDLRSGIQYHCLAISTGFIANAYIGSSLVTFYGKCGELDNAYKVFKEMPVRNVVSWTAIISGFAQEWQVDMCLQLYCLMRNSTLKPNDFTFTSLLSACTGSGALGQGRSAHCQIIEMGFVSYLHIANALVSMYCKCGNVEDAFHIFENMVGKDIVSWNSMIAGYAQHGLAVQGIGLFERMKSQGVKPDAITFLGVLSSCRHAGFVEGGRNYFNSMVEYGVKPELDHYSCIVDLLGRAGLLEEAKYFIERMPVSPNAVIWGSLVSSCRLHGSVWIGIQAAENTLLLEPECAATHVQLANLYASVGFWDQAARVRKLMKDRRLKTNPGCSWIEIKNEVYRFRAEDCSNTRVSEIHNVLDWLVDHMITLGRAPEMQEVSEAIHDNVCP